The Spirosoma radiotolerans genome has a window encoding:
- a CDS encoding acyl-CoA thioesterase produces MFKRDPNRSYPTETESRVIIRFQDCDPLQHLNNAKYFDYYFNAREDQVAKLYDFNPGQLFQELKTSWVVYQHQIAYVRPARVSEWVRILSRLIYVNEDTTVTEYIMTDDGKTHLKNVLWMTSKYISVATGKRIPHHEPVKQLLEAILVPNIDFLNLNFNDRIHEIKQQVLKLHTI; encoded by the coding sequence ATGTTCAAACGTGACCCCAACCGTAGTTACCCAACCGAAACCGAATCGCGGGTAATTATTCGCTTTCAGGACTGTGATCCGTTGCAGCACCTCAATAATGCCAAGTATTTCGACTATTATTTCAACGCTCGGGAAGACCAGGTGGCTAAGCTATATGACTTTAATCCAGGACAGTTGTTTCAGGAACTGAAAACGAGCTGGGTCGTCTACCAGCATCAAATTGCCTATGTTCGGCCCGCGCGGGTGAGTGAGTGGGTACGGATCTTGTCGAGGCTTATTTATGTGAATGAAGATACGACTGTGACAGAGTACATTATGACCGACGATGGTAAAACCCACCTCAAAAACGTACTCTGGATGACGTCAAAATACATTAGCGTTGCCACCGGCAAACGCATTCCGCACCATGAACCGGTGAAGCAATTACTTGAAGCAATCCTTGTCCCGAACATCGATTTTCTAAACCTGAACTTCAATGATCGCATTCATGAGATAAAGCAGCAGGTGTTGAAATTGCACACGATATGA
- a CDS encoding DUF2147 domain-containing protein, with the protein MKRMRFLLPVFSLFITLTAFAPADDSEAVVGTWLNGTKKGHVQIYKQGGTYFGKLVWLGQPTDPATGKPRTDEKNADVSKRSRPLMNMPLMYNFKYDGGNVWSDGKIYNPEDGKEYNCKMTLKDPNTLEVRGYVGISLFGKTQIWTRIK; encoded by the coding sequence ATGAAACGGATGCGTTTTCTGCTGCCTGTATTCTCGCTATTTATTACGCTGACTGCTTTTGCTCCCGCTGATGACTCCGAAGCCGTTGTTGGGACCTGGTTAAATGGCACTAAAAAAGGGCATGTACAAATCTATAAACAGGGAGGCACCTATTTCGGGAAACTTGTGTGGTTGGGTCAGCCCACCGACCCAGCTACCGGGAAGCCCAGAACCGACGAGAAAAACGCTGATGTGTCGAAGCGATCACGCCCATTAATGAATATGCCATTAATGTATAACTTTAAGTACGACGGGGGCAATGTCTGGAGTGATGGAAAAATTTACAACCCGGAAGATGGCAAGGAATACAACTGCAAAATGACCCTAAAAGACCCCAATACGCTGGAAGTTCGTGGTTATGTAGGCATCTCGCTGTTTGGAAAAACCCAGATATGGACGCGGATTAAGTAG
- a CDS encoding flavin-containing monooxygenase, translating to MQTLIIGAGPAGLAMAGQLAQRKLPVTVLEASDHIGLSWRNHYDRLHLHTVKEYSALPHFPFPSDYPTYVSRLQVVDYLERYAERFAIKPLFNQKVIGIRRHSADESWQVQTETDLFTADAVVVATGYNRIPNLPELPGQRDFRGIIWHSHEYRNGAPFRYENTLIVGMGNTGAELALDLLENESIPFISVRGPVNIVKRETLGRPTQPTAIFLSKFPNWFYDFMARLSQRLTVGDVSAFGLGKPTHPPLTIRDGARFRSSTLAPSTKLRPEKLRFFQGLSAFMPKRSPLPMDGSFHSMP from the coding sequence ATGCAGACACTCATCATTGGTGCGGGACCGGCTGGGCTGGCGATGGCGGGCCAGTTAGCGCAACGCAAGTTGCCGGTTACGGTGCTGGAAGCCAGTGACCACATTGGCCTGTCCTGGCGAAATCATTACGACCGGCTCCACCTGCACACCGTGAAAGAATACTCCGCGTTACCCCATTTCCCTTTTCCATCCGACTATCCAACCTATGTGTCACGTCTTCAAGTAGTTGATTACCTCGAACGTTACGCGGAACGCTTTGCCATAAAGCCCCTTTTTAACCAAAAAGTAATTGGCATTCGGCGCCACTCAGCCGATGAAAGCTGGCAGGTCCAAACCGAAACTGACCTTTTCACCGCCGATGCGGTTGTGGTAGCCACGGGCTACAACCGGATTCCCAACTTACCTGAACTACCCGGTCAGCGCGACTTTCGGGGTATTATCTGGCACAGCCATGAATACCGAAATGGAGCGCCTTTTCGCTACGAAAATACCTTGATTGTTGGCATGGGAAACACGGGTGCCGAGCTGGCCCTCGATTTACTGGAGAATGAATCAATCCCCTTTATTTCAGTTAGGGGCCCGGTTAACATTGTTAAGCGAGAAACACTTGGCCGCCCGACGCAGCCTACCGCCATTTTTTTGAGCAAGTTCCCAAATTGGTTTTATGACTTCATGGCCAGACTATCACAGCGGCTAACGGTGGGCGACGTGTCGGCTTTTGGCCTGGGCAAACCAACACATCCCCCTCTTACGATACGCGACGGGGCAAGATTCCGGTCATCGACATTGGCACCCTCGACCAAATTAAGGCCGGAAAAATTACGGTTCTTCCAGGGGTTGAGCGCATTCATGCCAAAACGGTCACCTTTACCGATGGACGGGAGCTTCCATTCGATGCCATAA
- a CDS encoding CsbD family protein, producing the protein MNETTIKGGWNELKGKIKQAYGDLTDDDLTYTEGQEDEMWGKVQQKTGKTKDEIHKAIADL; encoded by the coding sequence ATGAACGAGACAACCATCAAAGGCGGCTGGAACGAATTGAAAGGGAAAATCAAACAAGCCTATGGCGATTTGACCGACGATGACCTAACCTATACGGAAGGCCAGGAAGATGAAATGTGGGGCAAGGTTCAGCAGAAGACAGGAAAAACGAAAGACGAAATTCATAAGGCAATCGCTGATTTATAA
- a CDS encoding Gfo/Idh/MocA family protein — METSRREFIKTAALGTAGLTVGGLANGMSAKSYAKIIGANERLNVAIAGLGRRLPAYYEPISKKESNVELVYLCDVMKKQREAAVQKFSKHITYTPKLENDIRKVIADKNVDVLINATPDHWHAPGTWMAVLAGKHVYVEKPCSHNPREGEILVEFQKKYGKIIQMGNQQRSAPESIDIIGQIHNGVIGTPYKAVAFYANARGEVPAPKKAPAPDGLDWDLFQGPAPRVPYTHDTWDYNWHWYGWTYGTAEAGNNATHELDVARWALQVEFPEYVTVEAAKRSFPEDGWAVYDTMDATFRFPGNKIIKWDGKSRNGHKTYGSDRGTIIYGSNGTVYVDRDGYTLFSRDGKVIKTSKSKGSESGTALGGGGDMTTLHMMNFFDAVRGKAKQNSTIEEGARSTLLCHLANIAYRTNKSFAVDSKNGHIRDADAMKLWTRQYEKGWEPGI; from the coding sequence ATGGAAACCTCAAGAAGAGAATTTATCAAAACAGCGGCTTTAGGTACCGCAGGCCTGACCGTTGGCGGGCTGGCAAATGGGATGTCGGCTAAAAGCTACGCTAAAATTATTGGAGCAAACGAACGGCTGAATGTCGCCATTGCCGGACTTGGTCGGCGCCTACCGGCTTACTATGAGCCAATTTCCAAAAAAGAAAGCAACGTCGAGCTGGTATATCTGTGCGACGTAATGAAAAAACAGCGCGAGGCCGCGGTGCAAAAATTCTCCAAGCACATCACCTACACGCCCAAGCTGGAAAACGATATCCGGAAGGTGATTGCCGATAAGAATGTGGATGTGCTGATCAACGCGACCCCCGACCATTGGCATGCGCCGGGTACCTGGATGGCCGTGCTGGCGGGGAAACACGTGTACGTGGAAAAGCCCTGTAGCCATAATCCCCGCGAGGGCGAAATTCTGGTTGAGTTCCAGAAAAAATACGGCAAAATTATCCAGATGGGGAATCAGCAACGCTCTGCGCCGGAATCCATTGATATCATTGGCCAGATTCACAATGGTGTGATCGGAACGCCTTACAAAGCGGTGGCCTTTTATGCCAATGCCCGTGGTGAAGTTCCGGCTCCTAAAAAAGCACCGGCTCCCGACGGTCTCGACTGGGACTTGTTTCAGGGGCCAGCCCCCCGCGTACCATACACCCACGACACCTGGGATTACAACTGGCACTGGTACGGCTGGACATATGGCACCGCCGAAGCGGGTAACAATGCGACCCACGAACTGGATGTAGCTCGCTGGGCGCTGCAGGTAGAATTTCCTGAATACGTCACGGTGGAAGCCGCGAAACGGTCATTTCCAGAAGATGGCTGGGCTGTATATGATACAATGGACGCAACCTTCCGGTTTCCCGGCAATAAGATCATCAAATGGGATGGAAAAAGCCGTAACGGGCATAAAACCTACGGCAGCGACCGAGGCACCATCATTTACGGGAGCAATGGCACCGTTTATGTGGATCGCGACGGCTATACGCTCTTCAGCCGCGATGGCAAGGTAATTAAAACAAGTAAATCCAAAGGGTCTGAGTCGGGTACGGCGCTAGGGGGCGGTGGCGATATGACGACGCTCCACATGATGAATTTCTTCGACGCCGTTCGGGGCAAAGCCAAACAGAATTCAACGATTGAGGAAGGAGCCAGAAGTACGCTGCTCTGTCATTTAGCGAACATTGCTTACCGTACCAACAAATCTTTTGCGGTTGATTCTAAAAACGGCCACATCCGCGATGCCGATGCGATGAAACTCTGGACTCGCCAGTACGAAAAAGGCTGGGAGCCTGGAATTTAA